The Coffea arabica cultivar ET-39 chromosome 8e, Coffea Arabica ET-39 HiFi, whole genome shotgun sequence genome window below encodes:
- the LOC113703433 gene encoding TPD1 protein homolog 1-like has product MAAIFKILCLSLFLGLLSAGTANAQGCSLSSLIILQAPTGAKVQSKPEFKLTIFNSCACTQTQVKLSCSGFQSVEKINPAVLSQSGGGSCLVNGGQPIYYGVTHGNFSFNYAADNQYPFKPISSQLSCS; this is encoded by the exons ATGGCAGCCATTTTCAAGATCCTTTGCTTGTCTCTCTTTCTTGGTCTATTGAGCGCAG GCACTGCAAATGCTCAGGGATGCTCTCTATCAAGTCTAATCATATTGCAGGCTCCAACAGGGGCAAAGGTACAATCCAAACCGGAGTTTAAACTCACCATCTTTAACAGTTGCGCTTGCACTCAAACCCAAGTCAAACTGTCCTGCTCTGGCTTTCAGAGCGTTGAAAAGATTAACCCCGCCGTCCTCTCTCAAAGCGGTGGCGGCTCTTGCCTCGTTAACGGTGGCCAGCCGATCTATTACGGCGTTACACACGGCAATTTCAGTTTCAATTATGCAGCCGATAATCAATACCCCTTTAAACCCATTAGCAGTCAATTATCCTGCTCCTAG
- the LOC113703431 gene encoding heparanase-like protein 3, whose product MASCAKAADKFAPNTLLYEMASLLNILGLCLWLFLTCQDSKKVVSQNITQGSLFINGSASVGSTDENFICATLDWWPPEKCDYGGCSWGNASILNLDLSNKVLLNAVKAFSPLKIRLGGTLQDKVVYQNADGPRSCNEFVRSIEMFGFTEGCLPMSRWDELNKFFTLAGAEVIFGLNALHGRTIGPGNNVIGPWNSSNAESLIKYTVSNNYTIYGWELGNELSGNGIGASVAADQYASDVIHLQNIVQDVYKGFQSKPLVLGPGGFFDAGWFSQFINEASNSLQAVTHHIYNLGPGSDDHLVDKILDPSYLDGGSQPFRDLQRVLKTSGASTKAWVGEAGGAYNSGRNLVTNTFAFSFWYLDQLGMASSYDTKTYCRQTLVGGNYGLLNTTTFVPNPDYYSALLWHRLMGRNVLATNLTAIKNLRAYAHCSKLSHGITVLLINLDAYATVQVGLSVQNTIPTNRTSIWLLHQHSRHGKFTRYNLDSSMRKEYHLTAKHGNIHSQIVLLNGKILSVDSSGTIPPLEPRTGYPSDPITVAPFSIVFADIPNILVPACK is encoded by the exons ATGGCTTCTTGTGCAAAGGCTGCTGATAAGTTTGCTCCAAATACGCTACTCTACGAGATGGCCTCGTTGTTGAATATTCTGGGGTTGTGTCTATGGCTTTTCCTAACCTGCCAAGACTCTAAGAAAGTAGTTTCCCAGAACATCACTCAGGGCAGTTTGTTTATTAATGGCTCGGCCTCAGTTGGGTCGACGGACGAAAACTTCATTTGTGCTACATTGGATTGGTGGCCCCCTGAAAAATGTGACTATGGCGGTTGTAGCTGGGGGAATGCTTCTATTCTCAATCTG GATCTCAGCAACAAGGTTCTGTTAAATGCAGTCAAAG CCTTTTCTCCCCTGAAAATTAGACTCGGAGGAACTCTGCAAGATAAAGTCGTCTACCAAAACGCAGATGGACCACGATCATGCAACGAATTTGTTAGGAGCATCGAGATGTTTGGTTTCACTGAAGGCTGCTTACCCATGTCAAGATGGGATGAACTTAATAAATTCTTCACATTAGCAGG GGCTgaggtcatttttggtttgaaTGCATTACATGGAAGAACAATAGGTCCTGGTAATAATGTTATAGGTCCTTGGAACTCCAGCAATGCTGAATCTCTGATAAAATATACTGTCAGCAACAACTATACCATCTATGGCTGGGAACTTG GAAATGAATTAAGTGGAAATGGAATCGGAGCAAGTGTTGCGGCAGATCAATATGCATCAGATGTGATTCATCTTCAGAATATCGTGCAAGATGTCTACAAGGGCTTCCAGAGTAAGCCACTAGTCCTGGGGCCTGGAGGATTTTTTGATGCTGGATGGTTTTCCCAGTTCATTAACGAAGCTTCCAACTCTCTTCAAGCTGTTACTCACCACATTTACAACCTCGGTCCAG GAAGTGATGATCACCTGGTTGACAAGATACTCGATCCATCATACCTTGATGGTGGCTCGCAGCCATTCCGTGACCTTCAGCGCGTCCTCAAAACTTCAGGAGCCTCAACAAAAGCATGGGTTGGTGAAGCAGGAGGGGCATATAACAGTGGGCGTAATCTTGTAACTAATACATTTGCCTTCAGCTTCTG GTACTTGGATCAGCTTGGCATGGCATCCTCCTACGACACAAAAACCTACTGCAGACAAACACTGGTTGGCGGAAACTATGGTCTACTCAACACTACCACATTTGTCCCTAATCCTGATTATTACAG TGCTCTTCTTTGGCACCGTTTAATGGGAAGGAATGTCCTAGCAACAAACTTGACAGCCATAAAGAACCTACGTGCTTATGCTCACTGCTCAAAACTTTCT CATGGAATAACAGTCCTCTTGATCAACCTAGATGCTTACGCGACAGTTCAGGTTGGTCTCTCAGTACAAAATACCATCCCCACAAACAGAACCTCGATATGGCTGCTGCATCAACATTCCAGGCACGGAAAGTTCACAAGGTATAACCTTGATAGCAGCATGAGAAAAGAATACCACCTAACAGCAAAACACGGCAATATACACAGCCAAATAGTACTCCTTAATGGAAAAATACTTTCTGTGGACAGTTCTGGGACTATCCCTCCCCTAGAACCCAGAACAGGATACCCCTCAGACCCCATTACCGTTGCTCCTTTCTCGATTGTATTTGCTGACATCCCCAACATTCTTGTTCCTGCTTGTAAGTAG